The Streptomyces sp. NBC_00286 nucleotide sequence GCTAACTACGTGCCAGCAGCCGCGGTAATACGTAGGGCGCAAGCGTTGTCCGGAATTATTGGGCGTAAAGAGCTCGTAGGCGGCTTGTCGCGTCGGTTGTGAAAGCCCGGGGCTTAACCCCGGGTCTGCAGTCGATACGGGCAGGCTAGAGTTCGGTAGGGGAGATCGGAATTCCTGGTGTAGCGGTGAAATGCGCAGATATCAGGAGGAACACCGGTGGCGAAGGCGGATCTCTGGGCCGATACTGACGCTGAGGAGCGAAAGCGTGGGGAGCGAACAGGATTAGATACCCTGGTAGTCCACGCCGTAAACGGTGGGCACTAGGTGTGGGCAACATTCCACGTTGTCCGTGCCGCAGCTAACGCATTAAGTGCCCCGCCTGGGGAGTACGGCCGCAAGGCTAAAACTCAAAGGAATTGACGGGGGCCCGCACAAGCAGCGGAGCATGTGGCTTAATTCGACGCAACGCGAAGAACCTTACCAAGGCTTGACATACGCCGGAAAGCATCAGAGATGGTGCCCCCCTTGTGGTCGGTGTACAGGTGGTGCATGGCTGTCGTCAGCTCGTGTCGTGAGATGTTGGGTTAAGTCCCGCAACGAGCGCAACCCTTGTCCCGTGTTGCCAGCAACCTCTTCGGAGGGTTGGGGACTCACGGGAGACCGCCGGGGTCAACTCGGAGGAAGGTGGGGACGACGTCAAGTCATCATGCCCCTTATGTCTTGGGCTGCACACGTGCTACAATGGCCGGTACAATGAGCTGCGATACCGCAAGGTGGAGCGAATCTCAAAAAGCCGGTCTCAGTTCGGATTGGGGTCTGCAACTCGACCCCATGAAGTCGGAGTTGCTAGTAATCGCAGATCAGCAGTGCTGCGGTGAATACGTTCCCGGGCCTTGTACACACCGCCCGTCACGTCACGAAAGTCGGTAACACCCGAAGCCCGTGGCCCAACCAGCTTGTCTGGAGGGAGCGGTCGAAGGTGGGACTGGCGATTGGGACGAAGTCGTAACAAGGTAGCCGTACCGGAAGGTGCGGCTGGATCACCTCCTTTCTAAGGAGCACCTGGCCGCCAGACCTCGTCTGGTGGTCCAGAGCCACTACGCAGGCACACGTCCTGCGGTGGTCAGCTCATGGGTGGAACGTTGATTATTCGGCACACTTGACCTGCTCTGGGTCGCGAGTACTGCTTCGGCGTGGAAAGCGATGAGGAGAGGCAAGGGTGCCGGGCACGCTGTTGGGTGTCTGAAGGTACGGGCTTTCGAGTCTGAACCTTCGGTGCCGGCCCCGGTGAACTCGCCTGTGAAGGCGGGGTGACGGGTGGTTGGTCGTTGTTTGAGAACTGCACAGTGGACGCGAGCATCTGTGGCCAAGTTTTTAAGGGCGCACGGTGGATGCCTTGGTACCAGGAACCGATGAAGGACGTGGGAGGCCGCGATAGTCCCCGGGGAGCCGTCAACCAGGCTGTGATCCGGGGGTTTCCGAATGGGGAAACCCGGCAGTCGTCATGGGCTGTCACCCACTGCTGAACACATAGGCGGTGTGGAGGGAACGCGGGGAAGTGAAACATCTCAGTACCCGCAGGAAGAGAAAACAACCGTGATTCCGGGAGTAGTGGCGAGCGAAACCGGATGAGGCTAAACCGTATACGTGTGAGACCCGGCAGGGGTTGCGTGTACGGGGTTGTGGGATCTCTCTTTCACGGTCTGCCGGCCGTGAGACGAGTCAGAAATCGTTGATGTAGGCGAAGGACATGCGAAAGGTCCGGCGTAGAGGGTAAGACCCCCGTAGTCGAAACGTCAGCGACTCGTTGGAGAGACACCCAAGTAGCACGGGGCCCGAGAAATCCCGTGTGAATCTGGCGGGACCACCCGCTAAGCCTAAATATTCCCTGGTGACCGATAGCGGATAGTACCGTGAGGGAATGGTGAAAAGTACCCCGGGAGGGGAGTGAAATAGTACCTGAAACCGTGTGCCTACAAGCCGTGGGAGCGTCGCACATCAAGCTTGCTTGGTGTGTCGTGACTGCGTGCCTTTTGAAGAATGAGCCTGCGAGTTTGCGGTGTGTTGCGAGGTTAACCCGTGTGGGGGAGCCGTAGCGAAAGCGAGTCCGAACAGGGCGATTCAGTAGCGCGCTCAAGACCCGAAGCGGAGTGATCTAGCCATGGGCAGGCTGAAGCGCGGGTAAGACCGTGTGGAGGGCCGAACCCACCAGGGTTGAAAACCTGGGGGATGACCTGTGGTTAGGGGTGAAAGGCCAATCAAACTCCGTGATAGCTGGTTCTCCCCGAAATGCATTTAGGTGCAGCGTCGTGTGTTTCTTGCCGGAGGTAGAGCACTGGATAGGCGATGGGCCCTACCGGGTTACTGACCTTAGCCAAACTCCGAATGCCGGTAAGTGAGAGCGCGGCAGTGAGACTGTGGGGGATAAGCTCCATGGTCGAGAGGGAAACAGCCCAGAGCATCGACTAAGGCCCCTAAGCGTACGCTAAGTGGGAAAGGATGTGGAGTCGCAGAGACAACCAGGAGGTTGGCTTAGAAGCAGCCATCCTTGAAAGAGTGCGTAATAGCTCACTGGTCAAGTGATTCCGCGCCGACAATGTAGCGGGGCTCAAGCGTACCGCCGAAGTCGTGTCATTGCGATATATACCTCTAACGGGGATCGTGATGGGTAGGGGAGCGTCGTGTGCCGGGTGAAGCAGCCGCGGAAGCGAGTTGTGGACGGTTCACGAGTGAGAATGCAGGCATGAGTAGCGATTCACACGTGGGAAACGTGTGCGCCGATTGACTAAGGGTTCCTGGGTCAAGCTGATCTGCCCAGGGTAAGTCGGGACCTAAGGCGAGGCCGACAGGCGTAGTCGATGGAGAACCGGTTGATATTCCGGTACCCGCTGTGAAGCGTCAAACATCGAATCCAGTGATGCTAAGCCCGTGAAGCCGCCCTGATCTCTTCGGAGTTGAGGGGAGTGGTGGAGCCGGTGACCCGATCTGGTAGTAGGTGAGTGATGGGGTGACGCAGGAAGGTAGTCCAGCCCGGGCGGTGGTTGTCCCGGGGTAAGGGTGTAGCCCGAACGATAGGCAAATCCGTCGTTCACCAAGGGTGAGACCTGATGCCGAGCCGATTGTGGTGAAGTGGATGATCCTATGCTGTCGAGAAAAGCCTCTAGCGAGTTTTATGGCGGCCCGTACCCTAAACCGACTCAGGTGGTCAGGTAGAGAATACCGAGGCGTTCGGGTGAACTATGGTTAAGGAACTCGGCAAAATGCCCCCGTAACTTCGGGAGAAGGGGGCCATTCCTGGTGATCCGTTTTACACGGTGAGCTGGGGGTGGCCGCAGAGACCAGCGAGAAGCGACTGTTTACTAAAAACACAGGTCCGTGCGAAGCCGTAAGGCGAGGTATACGGACTGACGCCTGCCCGGTGCTGGAACGTTAAGGGGACCGGTTAGTGCGCTTTCGGGCGTGCGAAGCTGAGAACTTAAGCGCCAGTAAACGGCGGTGGTAACTATAACCATCCTAAGGTAGCGAAATTCCTTGTCGGGTAAGTTCCGACCTGCACGAATGGCGTAACGACTTCTCGACTGTCTCAACCATAGGCCCGGTGAAATTGCACTACGAGTAAAGATGCTCGTTTCGCGCAGCAGGACGGAAAGACCCCGGGACCTTTACTACAGTTTGATATTGGTGTTCGGTTCGGCTTGTGTAGGATAGCTGGGAGACTGTGAACTTCGCACGCCAGTGCGGGGGGAGTCGTCGTTGAAATACCAGTCTGGTCGTGCTGGATGTCTAACCCGGGTCCGTGATCCGGATCGGGGACAGTGTCTGATGGGTAGTTTAACTGGGGCGGTTGCCTCCTAAAGAGTAACGGAGGCGCCCAAAGGTTCCCTCAGCCTGGTTGGCAATCAGGTGGTGAGTGTAAGTGCACAAGGGAGCTTGACTGTGAGACCGACGGGTCGAGCAGGGACGAAAGTCGGGACTAGTGATCCGGCGGTGGCTTGTGGAAGCGCCGTCGCTCAACGGATAAAAGGTACCCCGGGGATAACAGGCTGATCTTCCCCAAGAGTCCATATCGACGGGATGGTTTGGCACCTCGATGTCGGCTCGTCGCATCCTGGGGCTGGAGTCGGTCCCAAGGGTTGGGCTGTTCGCCCATTAAAGCGGTACGCGAGCTGGGTTTAGAACGTCGTGAGACAGTTCGGTCCCTATCCGCTGTGCGCGTAGGAGTCTTGAGAAGGGCTGTCCCTAGTACGAGAGGACCGGGACGGACGAACCTCTGGTGTGCCAGTTGTTCTGCCAAGGGCATGGCTGGTTGGCTACGTTCGGGAGGGATAACCGCTGAAAGCATCTAAGCGGGAAGCCTGCTTCGAGATGAGGACTCCCACCCCCGTTGAGGGGTTAAGGCTCCCAGGAGACTACTGGGTTGATAGGCCAGATCTGGAAGGCGGGTAACCGCTGGAGGTGACTGGTACTAATAGGCCGAGGGCTTGTCCTCAGATGCTCGCGTCCACTGTGTTGGTTCTGAAACCACGAACAACCCCTGTCCTGGGCCACAGGACGGTTGCCGGTTGAGTGTTTCACAGTGTTTCGGTGGTCATAGCGTGAGGGAAACGCCCGGTTACATTCCGAACCCGGAAGCTAAGCCTTACAGCGCCGATGGTACTGCAGGGGGGACCCTGTGGGAGAGTAGGACACCGCCGAACAAATATTGAGAAAACCCCCTTACCTTCGGTAAGGGGGTTTTCTGCGTTTACAGTCTTTGTTATGCGCTATGACCTCGTCATTTTCGACAACGACGGTGTGCTCGTGGACAGCGAGCCGATTTCCAATAAGTTGCTCGCCGCCTATCTCACCGAGCTCGGGCACCCGACCTCGTACGAGGACTCCCTGCGGGACTACATGGGCGCCGCCATGCATCGCGTACACGATCTTGTGCTGGAACGGACCGGTCAGCGGTTGCCCGAGGACTTCGACGAGGTCTTCCATGGGCGTGTATTCGCCGCATTCGAGCGGGAGTTGGGGCCGGTCCCGGGGGCCGTAGAGGTGCTGGAGAAGCTGACCGCGGACGGGGTTGCTTACTGCGTGGCGTCCTCCGGGAGCCATGAGCGGATTCGGGTGGGGCATCGGGCGGCCGGGCTCGAGCGGTGGTTCGAGGACGCACGGATCTTCAGTTCGCAGGATGTGGGGCGGGGGAAGCCGGCGCCGGATCTGTTTCTGTACGCGGCCGAGCGGATGGGGGTCCGGCCGGAGCGGTGTGTGGTCGTCGAGGACAGTCCGCTCGGGGTGCGGGCTGCTGTCGCGGCGGGCATGGATGTGTACGGGTTCACGGCGATGACGCCCGCCGAGCGGCTCGCGGGCGCCACCGGACTCTTCGGCTCGATGCAGGAGCTGCCCGCGCTCCTCTCCTGAGGCTCCCTCCAGCGCGCAGCTCCCCAGCGATCCTGAAGCCCCTCAGTATCCGGATCCTCACGCCCGCTCCAGAAGATGAGCAAAATTCATCTTCCGATCTGTCTACCCACGAGTAAGCCGCACCCGTACGCTGATCCGCCATGACAGATGTGCTGCGGCGCGGCCGGGCCTCGTTGGCGTTCAGCTTCTTCGCTCAAGGTGTGGCCTTTGCGCTGCTGGTGACGCGGATCCCCGCGATCCAGGACCAGTACGGGATATCCGACGCCCTGCTGCCCGCCTTCCTCGCCGCCGTGCCGGTGCTCGCCGGTGTCGGCAGTGTCTGTACGGAGCAGCTGGTCAAGCGGGTGCGGCCCAGTCACGTACTGCGCTGGTCGCAGCCCGTCGTGCTGCTCGCGCTGCTCGGTGTCGGAGCAGGCGACGGGCTGTGGGAGATCGGCTTGTCGCTGGCCGCGTTCGGGCTGGCCGTCGGTGCGCTCGACGCGTCCATGAACATGCTCGGGGTCAGCCTTCAGCACGCGTACGGGCGCAGCATCATGCTCGGCTTCCACGCGGTGTACAGCCTGGGCGGGATCGTCGGGGCCTCGCTCGCGTGGGTGGGGGCGCACTGGGATCTGCACCTGTTCGTGTCGTATCTGCCGGTCGTCGTGGTGCTGTTGCCCGTCGCGTTGGTGGGGAGTCGGTGGTACGTCGACGGGGGCGGGCCCGGCGCTGAGGAGCCGAAGGAGGTGGCCGGGGCCCAACCCGTCGCCTTCAAGCTGTTGTTGCCGCTGTGTCTGGTGATGACCTTCGCGTACATCGGGGACTCGACCGTCTCCAACTGGAGCGCCAAGTATCTGGAGGACGTGCTGGGCAGTTCTGAGGAGCTGGCGACCGTGCCGTACAACGTCTACATGGTCACGACGCTGCTCGGGCGGGCCATCGGGGACCTCGGGGTGCGGCGGTTCGGGGCCGTGGCGGTCGTACGGCTGGGGTCGGTCGTCGCGGCCGTGGGGTTCGCGGTGGTGGCGGTGGCGCCCGGGGCGTGGGTCGGGATGCTCGGCTTTACGTTGCTGGGGCTCGGGTTGTGTGTGCTCGTACCGCAGACTTTCGCGGCGGCAGGGCGGCTGTTCCCGGGTGCTGCGGATGCTGCCATCGCGCGGCTGAATATCTTCAACTATGTGGGGTTCTTGATCGGTTCGCCCCTCGTGGGCGCCTTGGGCGATGCGTGGTCGTACCGGGGGGCGATGCTGGTGCCGATGGTGTTGGTGCTGGTGACACTTCTGTACGCCCGTTCGTTCGCTCCTCAACCGGACCGATACGGTGACGGGCATGAGCGGCCGCGCACAGCTGATGTGGGACGAGGCAGTAACGGGCTATGACTTCGGTCCGGATCACCCGATGGATCCGGTCCGGCTGGCGTTGACCCGGCGACTGGTCGATGCCTTCGGGCTCGATCGTGAGTTGGACGTGGTCGCGGCGAAGGCGGCCGGGGAGTCGACGCTGCGGCTCGTGCATCGCGCGGACTACGTCGAGGCGGTCAAGGCCGCTTCCGTGGATCCTCGGGCGGCGGACATGTCGTACGGCCTGGGGACCATGGACGATCCCGCCTTCGCCGGGATGCACGAGGTGTCCGCGCTGATCGCCGGGCAGTCGGTGGGGGCGGCCGAGGCGGTGTGGCGCGGGGACGTCTCGCACGCGGTGAACTTCGCGGGTGGGCTGCATCATGCGATGCCCGGCGGGGCGTCGGGGTTCTGCATCTACAACGACGCGTCGCTGGCGATCGCGCGGCTGCTGGAGCTGGGGGCCGAGCGGGTCGCGTACATCGATGTGGATGTGCATCACGGGGACGGGGTGCAGGCCGCGTTCTGGGAAGACCCGAGGGTGCTGACGATCTCGTTGCACGAGCATCCTCGGACGTTGTTTCCGCAGACCGGCTGGCCGGAGGAGACGGGGGCGGACTCCGCGGAGGGCTCCGCCGTGAATGTGGCGTTGCCGGCCGGGACGGGGGATGCGGGGTGGCTGCGGGCCTTTCACTCTGTGGTGCCGGAGTTGATCGCGGACTTCCGGCCGCAGGTGCTGGTGACTCAGCACGGGGCCGATACGCACTTCGAGGATCCGCTGGCTCATCTGGCCGTTTCGCTGGATGCGCAGCGGGCGGTGCAGGTCGCCTGTCATGAGCTGGCGCATGAGTATGCCGAGGGGCGGTGGGTCGCGCTCGGGGGCGGGGGGTACGCGGTGGTGGATGTGGTGCCGCGGTCCTGGACGCATCTGGTCGCCATCGCGGCGGGGCGGGAGGTCGCGCCCGAGGCGGGGATTCCTGAGGAGTGGCGGCAGGAAGTATTCGCTCGTACGCGGCAGTTGGCGCCGGCGCGGATGACGGATGGGCGGTGGCCGGTGGCCTGGAAGGCGTGGGAGGACGGGTACGATCCGGCCGACCGGCTTGACCAGGCGATCGTCGCGGCTCGGCGGGCCGTGTTTCCGCTGCGGGGGTTGTTGGCGTAGGAGTTTCCTTCCCCAAGCCCGCCCCTTCCCGAAGTTGGGGCTTCGCCCCAAGCCCTGGCAGGAGGCGGGCCGTGCTTTCTCGGCACCCGGTACTGGTCGCTGTGCCCACCCGTTCCGCCCTGCGGAACGATTGCCCACAGCAGGGGCCAGGGCAGTTACTCCGACCGTGCGGGCTTTCGGCGTTTTCGGCTTGCGCCAGTGGCACATGCGCCAGCATCGGAGTGTGTTGAGTGCTGGAGCGTTGCGTGCGCATTTGCTGGCCGCGCGGTTGGCCGGGCCTGTGGCGACCTCGCGGGAGCAGAGTCTGCGGAGTTATCGGCTCTTCGCGGCTCGCGACCCCCGCGTGCTGATCGGGCTCGACCCGGAATGGTCATGGAAACAGCCGGATTTGATTGCCTTGATGGCTGACAAGTGCGGAGTCTCAGCCGACCCACGGCACACCTCAGGTCGCGATGTGATCGATCCTGAGCGGACGTTGGCGGCTCTTGATGCCTTCGCGGAGCGGCTCCAGGTGGCCGCCCGTAACCGTTCCCCGGTGCTCCTGGGCACCGGCCACCCGCACCGACTGCTCGGTTTCTACGCCGCTCTCGCGGACGCCCTGTCGGCGGCGGGATGTGCCGTGCTCACCCCCGCGCAGGGTAGCTGTGTCGACATAACGACCCGGTTCGGTCTACGCACGCACAACCTTGACTACGTACAAGGTGTCGCGCTGGTACGCGAACCAGGGACTCAGGCCACCGGTTGTGCGACCGGCGCACACTCGCATTCACCGCTCCCGGTTCGACTGGCGTTGGCGGCCGCCGCGGAAGCCGGCGGGCCCCTCCCGGAACTCGTGATCGGAGACCACGGCTGGGTCTGCGGTGCAGGTCAGCTGGGGTTCGACGCCATAGGCCTTGGCGATACGGACGATCCGGCACTGTTCGTCGGGGAGGCGGAGGGGCGGGTGTCCGTCGCCGTTCCGCTTGATGACGCTGTGCGGTCTGCTTACTACCGGCCGCTTACTCGCTATGTACTCAATCGAGCGTGTCTGTCACAGTAGCTGCCAGATGGCATCCCCTCTTCCCCACTCGCATCACCCGCCCCTACATTGGGGAGTGAGCACGCAACGACGAAGTGTCACCGGAAGGGGAAGCCGGTGACCGTCGAGTGCGGAAGGTTCAGGTGTGTCATGGCTGCTGGCGAGAGGCCTCTGAACGAGGTTCAGTTCCTTACCGTGGCGGAAGTCGCCTCGGTGATGCGAGTGTCGAAGATGACCGTGTACCGACTGGTGCACAGCGGTCATCTGCCCGCGATCCGGGTCGGGAGGTCATTCCGAGTCCCGGAGCAAGCGGTTCACGAGTACCTTCGCGAGTCCTACGTGGGGGTGGAAACCGCCTGACGGCGACTCCGGTGGATGCCGGTGACGGCCCTCGTGGTCGTCCCCGGTTTCCCCCTGGATCACCTCGATTACAAGCTCGGAGCTCTGTCGGGGTAGGCTGGCCCCCCGTAGGTCGTGTGGGCCCCAATGCAGCCCCGCACCGAGTGATTGTCCCCGCTGTTGCGGGGGTTGTCCGAGAAGTGAGCGAGGGTAGTCGTGGGCTCTGTTATCAAGAAGCGGCGTAAGCGGATGGCGAAGAAGAAGCACCGCAAGCTGCTCAAGCGCACGCGCGTTCAGCGTCGCAACAAGAAGTAGGCAGTAGGTCGTAGGGCCATGAACCCGCCCCGGCGGATCCGCCCTCACGGCCGTGCCCACGGTGTTGCGCGCCGATGCGACAAGCAGGCGCTCTGTGGCCTCCCACTCATCGGTGGGAGGCCACAGCCATACCCGGTCGGCGCGGTGTGGTCGTACGACGTCGGATTGGCCGGGTCGTACGACATCGGCATGTTCGGGTCGTACGTCGCCGATCGCGTCCGGTGGAACGTCGTTGGCAGCGTCCGATGGGACGTCATTGGCTTGGTCTCGTCGTCTGTCCGCGTCCGTCGTGACTTCGTGCATCGGGTGGTCACCACAGCGCAACATCTACCCGCTAACGTGGGCCGCCAC carries:
- a CDS encoding HAD family hydrolase encodes the protein MRYDLVIFDNDGVLVDSEPISNKLLAAYLTELGHPTSYEDSLRDYMGAAMHRVHDLVLERTGQRLPEDFDEVFHGRVFAAFERELGPVPGAVEVLEKLTADGVAYCVASSGSHERIRVGHRAAGLERWFEDARIFSSQDVGRGKPAPDLFLYAAERMGVRPERCVVVEDSPLGVRAAVAAGMDVYGFTAMTPAERLAGATGLFGSMQELPALLS
- a CDS encoding MFS transporter, which produces MTDVLRRGRASLAFSFFAQGVAFALLVTRIPAIQDQYGISDALLPAFLAAVPVLAGVGSVCTEQLVKRVRPSHVLRWSQPVVLLALLGVGAGDGLWEIGLSLAAFGLAVGALDASMNMLGVSLQHAYGRSIMLGFHAVYSLGGIVGASLAWVGAHWDLHLFVSYLPVVVVLLPVALVGSRWYVDGGGPGAEEPKEVAGAQPVAFKLLLPLCLVMTFAYIGDSTVSNWSAKYLEDVLGSSEELATVPYNVYMVTTLLGRAIGDLGVRRFGAVAVVRLGSVVAAVGFAVVAVAPGAWVGMLGFTLLGLGLCVLVPQTFAAAGRLFPGAADAAIARLNIFNYVGFLIGSPLVGALGDAWSYRGAMLVPMVLVLVTLLYARSFAPQPDRYGDGHERPRTADVGRGSNGL
- a CDS encoding acetoin utilization protein AcuC, with translation MSGRAQLMWDEAVTGYDFGPDHPMDPVRLALTRRLVDAFGLDRELDVVAAKAAGESTLRLVHRADYVEAVKAASVDPRAADMSYGLGTMDDPAFAGMHEVSALIAGQSVGAAEAVWRGDVSHAVNFAGGLHHAMPGGASGFCIYNDASLAIARLLELGAERVAYIDVDVHHGDGVQAAFWEDPRVLTISLHEHPRTLFPQTGWPEETGADSAEGSAVNVALPAGTGDAGWLRAFHSVVPELIADFRPQVLVTQHGADTHFEDPLAHLAVSLDAQRAVQVACHELAHEYAEGRWVALGGGGYAVVDVVPRSWTHLVAIAAGREVAPEAGIPEEWRQEVFARTRQLAPARMTDGRWPVAWKAWEDGYDPADRLDQAIVAARRAVFPLRGLLA
- a CDS encoding phosphatase, with product MLSAGALRAHLLAARLAGPVATSREQSLRSYRLFAARDPRVLIGLDPEWSWKQPDLIALMADKCGVSADPRHTSGRDVIDPERTLAALDAFAERLQVAARNRSPVLLGTGHPHRLLGFYAALADALSAAGCAVLTPAQGSCVDITTRFGLRTHNLDYVQGVALVREPGTQATGCATGAHSHSPLPVRLALAAAAEAGGPLPELVIGDHGWVCGAGQLGFDAIGLGDTDDPALFVGEAEGRVSVAVPLDDAVRSAYYRPLTRYVLNRACLSQ
- a CDS encoding helix-turn-helix domain-containing protein, which produces MAAGERPLNEVQFLTVAEVASVMRVSKMTVYRLVHSGHLPAIRVGRSFRVPEQAVHEYLRESYVGVETA
- a CDS encoding 30S ribosomal protein bS22, which encodes MGSVIKKRRKRMAKKKHRKLLKRTRVQRRNKK